A part of Primulina eburnea isolate SZY01 chromosome 10, ASM2296580v1, whole genome shotgun sequence genomic DNA contains:
- the LOC140803266 gene encoding thioredoxin-like 1-2, chloroplastic, with the protein MSCLKGGFSVSGPGEAIFKNRGQESFRVCSSIGALKFKESNLNDFWRKTLDVSDRKSKSNLTIKAPPNYEPINAQPSVCISKAHRWWEKSLQPNMLEIHSAQELIDFLLIAGDRLVILGFYSPGCGGCKALHPKICQLAEMNPDSIFLKVNFEQHKVMCHALNVHVLPFFRFYRGADGKLCSFSCTNATIKKFKDAVAKHGTDRCSIGPAQGLNESELLALASNGLISNNWLQNPAENDEFESLVLEEAVVPFALA; encoded by the exons ATGTCTTGCTTGAAGGGTGGGTTTTCTGTTTCCGGGCCTGGTGAAGCCATATTCAAGAACAGAGGGCAAGAGTCTTTTCGGGTTTGTTCTTCGATTGGAGCTCTGAAATTCAAGGAAtctaatttaaatgatttttggagGAAGACCCTTGATGTGTCCGATCGGAAAAGTAAAAGCAATTTGACCATTAAAGCTCCTCCAAATTATGAACCCATCAAT GCTCAACCATCTGTTTGTATTAGCAAAGCTCATAGATGGTGGGAAAAATCCCTTCAGCCAAACATGCTGGAGATCCATTCTGCACAAGAACTTATTGATTTTTTGTTAATTGCTGGGGATAGATTGGTTATACTTGGATTTTATTCCCCTGGTTGTGGAGGCTGCAAAGCTTTGCATCCTAAG ATCTGTCAACTGGCTGAAATGAACCCGGATTCGATCTTTCTCAAGGTTAATTTCGAACAACATAAGGTCATGTGTCATGCCCTTAATGTTCATGTCTTACCCTTCTTTAGATTCTATAGAGGTGCAGATGGCAAATTGTGTAGCTTCAGCTGTACCAATGCAACT ATCAAGAAATTCAAGGATGCAGTAGCTAAACACGGGACTGATCGTTGTAGTATCGGGCCGGCTCAAGGTTTAAACGAATCGGAGCTCTTGGCCTTGGCCTCAAATGGTTTGATATCGAATAATTGGCTACAAAATCCAGCTGAGAATGATGAATTTGAAAGTTTGGTTCTTGAAGAAGCTGTTGTACCATTTGCACTGGCATAG